From Solidesulfovibrio carbinoliphilus subsp. oakridgensis, the proteins below share one genomic window:
- a CDS encoding VOC family protein has protein sequence MSVTHATPKLMVEDVNRSVAFYVEALGFTFVRGVVQGLRDEVTAWPAAGRLAFALVASGQARLMFQSRASLAAELPRLAEARIGGTVVLALDCDDLDDLYARVSERVPFIKAPHLTFYGARECSFEDINGYVLTFAASA, from the coding sequence ATGTCCGTCACGCACGCCACCCCCAAACTCATGGTCGAGGACGTCAATCGCAGCGTGGCCTTTTACGTGGAAGCCCTCGGCTTTACGTTTGTGCGCGGCGTGGTCCAGGGCCTGCGCGACGAGGTCACGGCCTGGCCCGCCGCCGGCCGTCTGGCCTTCGCCCTGGTCGCAAGCGGCCAGGCCCGGCTTATGTTCCAGTCCCGGGCGTCGCTGGCCGCCGAACTACCCCGGCTGGCCGAGGCCCGCATCGGCGGCACCGTCGTCCTTGCCCTGGACTGCGACGACCTCGATGACCTCTATGCCCGCGTCAGCGAAAGAGTGCCGTTCATAAAAGCCCCACACCTCACGTTCTACGGCGCTCGCGAATGCAGTTTCGAGGACATAAACGGCTATGTCCTGACCTTTGCCGCCAGCGCCTGA
- a CDS encoding 3D domain-containing protein gives MKVITVLFAVLLFAAASTSSANTSISTKNIPSKKSISATITAYTPDPRENGGPGTKSGTAIGTPIRSGIVAVSRDLLRSGWDYGNKVHIKGLGVFIIEDTMHQRYRRTIDVAVPDMASAQKIGKMTDIEVTLLEDGHGADG, from the coding sequence ATGAAAGTCATAACAGTCTTGTTTGCGGTACTGCTTTTCGCAGCCGCGTCCACATCTTCCGCAAACACCAGTATTTCCACAAAAAATATACCCTCCAAAAAAAGCATCTCCGCCACGATCACGGCCTACACGCCGGACCCGAGGGAGAACGGCGGCCCGGGCACCAAATCCGGCACCGCCATCGGCACGCCCATCCGGTCGGGCATCGTGGCGGTCTCCCGCGACCTGCTCCGGTCGGGCTGGGACTACGGCAACAAGGTCCATATCAAGGGGCTTGGGGTCTTCATTATCGAGGACACGATGCACCAGCGGTACCGGCGCACCATCGACGTGGCCGTGCCGGACATGGCCTCGGCCCAGAAGATCGGCAAGATGACCGATATCGAGGTGACGCTTCTGGAAGACGGCCACGGGGCGGACGGCTAG